From the genome of Cydia strobilella chromosome 21, ilCydStro3.1, whole genome shotgun sequence, one region includes:
- the LOC134751287 gene encoding von Hippel-Lindau tumor suppressor homolog has protein sequence MAILDLDLRNGDEGLLYEVDDHGGQELVRSVESSHRVFVRYTNVTSRPVNIWWRDFSGRRCFYACLKPTEFCDINTYATHPWEFTDVATGERYNIGAQAIFRAPISRHDERFRTNWNISVSLRSLRDTALLQVALSVSNLQQVDSLDLPRALSEDVKQLIQIIQAPKQTHRQEP, from the coding sequence ATGGCGATACTAGACTTAGACTTAAGGAATGGAGACGAAGGTTTACTATACGAAGTAGATGATCACGGCGGGCAGGAGCTTGTCAGGTCAGTGGAATCATCTCACCGAGTGTTTGTACGTTATACAAATGTCACTTCACGACCTGTGAATATCTGGTGGAGGGATTTTTCCGGACGTCGGTGTTTCTACGCCTGTCTGAAGCCTACAGAGTTTTGCGATATTAATACTTACGCTACTCACCCTTGGGAGTTCACGGACGTGGCCACAGGCGAGCGCTACAATATCGGCGCGCAAGCCATCTTTAGAGCTCCAATAAGTCGTCATGATGAGCGCTTCAGAACTAATTGGAATATAAGTGTGAGTCTCCGCTCACTCCGAGACACTGCCCTGTTGCAAGTAGCGCTGTCGGTGTCTAACCTGCAGCAGGTAGACTCATTAGACCTCCCGAGAGCACTTTCCGAGGATGTGAAGCAACTCATTCAAATTATTCAAGCACCGAAGCAGACGCATCGCCAGGAACCATGA
- the LOC134750831 gene encoding trafficking protein particle complex subunit 2-like protein — translation MAVCVAVIGKDNSPLYIGGIGNDTGTDNELSRQWLVHTALDALEERLATTNTNNAAAATNTARADLRDLYLGLLYSTDTHKIYGYVTNTRIKLVLVTSSTSPSGSNIRDAEVRTALRRLHALYADAICNPFHLPGDQITSPKFDKQVKSLMLNSV, via the exons ATGGCCGTGTGTGTGGCAGTTATAGGCAAAGAT AATTCGCCGTTATACATAGGCGGAATAGGAAATGATACTGGAACTGATAATGAACTGTCTCGTCAATGGCTTGTCCACACTGCTCTAGATGCGTTGGAAGAGCGATTAGCCACCACGAATACGAATAATGCAGCCGCAGCAACAAATACCGCTCGAGCAGACCTCCGAGACTTGTACTTAGGACTTCTTTACTCTACTGATACGCATAAAAT ATACGGCTACGTAACAAACACAAGAATTAAATTAGTTCTCGTGACGAGCTCTACGTCGCCCAGCGGAAGCAATATAAGAGATGCAGAAGTGAGGACGGCTTTGCGTCGCTTGCACGCACTGTACGCTGATGCTATATGCAACCCATTCCATTTACCGGGAGATCAAATAACTTCACC GAAATTCGACAAGCAAGTCAAAAGTTTAATGCTAAACAGCGTTTAA
- the LOC134750827 gene encoding small ribosomal subunit protein uS10 codes for MAAAVVSGKDIEKPQAEISPIHRIRITLTSRNVRSLEKVCADLINGAKKQKLRVKGPVRMPTKILRITTRKTPCGEGSKTWDRFQMRIHKRVIDLHSPSEIVKQITSINIEPGVEVEVTIADA; via the exons ATG GCAGCCGCTGTAGTGTCAGGCAAGGACATTGAGAAGCCTCAGGCTGAGATCTCGCCGATCCACCGCATCAGGATCACGCTGACGTCCCGCAACGTCAGGTCGCTGGAAAAGGTGTGCGCTGACCTCATCAATGGCGCCAAGAAGCAGAAGCTGCGCGTCAAg GGCCCCGTCCGCATGCCCACCAAGATCCTGCGCATCACCACCCGCAAGACCCCCTGCGGTGAGGGCTCCAAGACCTGGGACCGCTTCCAGATGCGGATCCACAAGCGTGTCATCGATCTGCACTCTCCGTCCGAGATCGTGAAGCAGATCACCAGCATCAACATTGAGCCGGGTGTAGAGGTGGAAGTTACCATCGCCGACGCGTAG